A genomic segment from Pristiophorus japonicus isolate sPriJap1 chromosome 16, sPriJap1.hap1, whole genome shotgun sequence encodes:
- the ankrd40 gene encoding ankyrin repeat domain-containing protein 40 codes for MQVVVFSPLFSLSAVAEDPVPVVNGGPELLFLPNYLANPTFPYGEKGQGDGSPALATRGPLFPGPAACPPSGLNPPLTRQSQNGALPGPPATFQPLFFTGPFPVHEQELVLKVRIQNPALRDNDFIEVELNQQELTYQALLTHTCLELGVNPQHVERIRKLPNTQLRKDKDVRRLQNFQELELVLLKGDTTLVSAQTALTERPCYNPGAATLTY; via the exons atgcaggtTGTTGTGTTCTCACCGCTGTTTTCTCTTTCAGCCGTTGCCGAGGATCCGGTGCCTGTGGTTAACGGAGGGCCTGAGCTACTGTTCCTCCCCAACTATCTGGCAAACCCCACCTTCCCGTACGGGGAGAAGGGGCAGGGCGACGGCTCCCCGGCTCTAGCCACCCGGGGGCCGCTCTTCCCCGGTCCCGCTGCCTGCCCACCGAGCGGCCTCAACCCGCCACTGACACGACAGTCGCAGAATGGAGCACTGCCGGGACCCCCAGCAACGTTCCAGCCGCTATTCTTCACCGGACCCTTCCCTGTACACGAGCAAG AGCTGGTGCTGAAAGTTCGGATCCAGAATCCTGCTCTCCGGGATAACGACTTCATCGAGGTGGAGCTGAATCAACAGGAGCTCACGTACCAGGCGCTGCTCACTCACACCTGCCTGGAGCTCGGCGTCAATCCCCAGCACgtggagagaatcaggaaactgcccAACACCCAGCTCAGAAAG GATAAAGATGTCAGAAGGCTTCAGAATTTCCAGGAGCTGGAACTAGTTTTACTGAAAGGTGACACGACTTTGGTGTCTGCACAGACAGCGCTGACCGAGCGACCTTGCTACAATCCAGGAGCAGCAACGCTGACCTACTGA